The Virgibacillus dokdonensis genome includes a window with the following:
- a CDS encoding PTS transporter subunit IIC: MQQFLQRKGVHITGKAYFITALSYMALGLLSSLIIGLIIKTAGEQIIIMFSPSLAEVFVEMGSFAMDTKIMGGAIGVAIAYGLKAPPLVLFSALFAGAFGAELGGPAGSYISAVFATELGKLVYQETRVDIIVTPLVTIVVGFTTGKFIGPGISSLMEGFGEMINWSTEQQPFIMGILVAVLMGIALTAPISSAAIAIMLSLDGLAAGAATVGCSAQMIGFAVASYRDNGFGGFIAQGIGTSMLQVANIVKKPIILLPPTIAGAVVAPLATVWLELTNNPSGAGMGTSGFVGQIMTIESMGFSMPLLWSMLMLHIMIPAIISLLIVTLLRKKGWIQPGDMKISYE, translated from the coding sequence ATGCAGCAATTTTTACAACGTAAAGGTGTCCATATTACAGGGAAAGCTTATTTTATCACCGCTTTAAGTTACATGGCGTTAGGTTTACTCTCATCCTTGATTATTGGACTTATTATTAAGACAGCTGGTGAACAGATCATCATCATGTTTTCTCCTTCATTGGCGGAAGTTTTTGTGGAAATGGGAAGTTTTGCAATGGACACAAAAATTATGGGTGGTGCTATCGGTGTCGCCATTGCTTACGGGTTAAAGGCCCCACCACTTGTACTATTTTCAGCTTTATTTGCTGGTGCATTTGGTGCAGAACTAGGTGGGCCAGCTGGAAGTTACATTAGTGCGGTATTCGCTACAGAACTTGGCAAATTAGTATATCAAGAAACACGTGTGGATATCATTGTTACGCCATTAGTAACGATTGTAGTAGGTTTTACAACGGGTAAATTTATCGGTCCTGGGATAAGTAGTTTGATGGAAGGCTTTGGCGAAATGATTAACTGGTCAACAGAACAGCAACCATTTATCATGGGAATTTTAGTAGCTGTATTGATGGGAATAGCATTAACAGCGCCGATTTCATCTGCGGCTATTGCTATTATGCTATCTTTGGATGGGCTAGCTGCAGGTGCCGCTACGGTAGGCTGCTCCGCACAAATGATTGGTTTTGCGGTGGCTAGTTATCGGGATAATGGATTTGGTGGCTTTATTGCGCAAGGTATTGGAACGTCGATGTTACAAGTCGCTAATATTGTAAAAAAACCAATTATTTTATTACCACCGACAATAGCAGGAGCTGTTGTTGCGCCGCTTGCTACTGTATGGCTAGAGCTAACGAATAATCCTTCTGGAGCTGGTATGGGGACAAGCGGCTTCGTTGGACAAATTATGACAATCGAATCGATGGGCTTTTCCATGCCTCTTCTTTGGAGTATGCTCATGTTACATATCATGATCCCGGCTATAATTAGTTTGCTTATTGTCACTTTACTTCGGAAAAAAGGCTGGATTCAACCAGGCGATATGAAAATATCTTATGAATAA
- a CDS encoding nitroreductase family protein — protein MGNITTNSQLAKLIRERRAVKKGYNDKEVTKEKVLEILEDAIWAPTHGMRQPWRFIFVEKDQLPEFAKKVAATYPLERQQNREDYLNEPNAILVVVMDEPESQKEWEENYGAVACMIQNFWLLAWERKLGAVWKTNPHIQDPKVKEILHVKPNEKIVSFLHLGYFDEAPAPKARISVEDKFSTYEG, from the coding sequence ATGGGGAATATTACGACAAACTCGCAGCTAGCGAAGCTTATCCGCGAACGCCGTGCTGTTAAAAAAGGGTATAATGATAAAGAAGTAACCAAAGAGAAGGTATTAGAAATACTGGAGGATGCGATTTGGGCGCCTACGCATGGGATGCGTCAACCATGGCGGTTTATTTTTGTAGAGAAAGATCAACTACCGGAGTTTGCAAAAAAAGTTGCTGCTACGTACCCACTGGAAAGACAACAAAACAGAGAAGATTATTTAAACGAGCCGAATGCCATTCTTGTCGTTGTTATGGATGAACCAGAATCGCAAAAAGAATGGGAAGAAAATTACGGTGCAGTTGCTTGTATGATTCAAAATTTCTGGCTACTCGCTTGGGAAAGAAAACTTGGCGCAGTATGGAAAACAAACCCACATATTCAAGATCCGAAAGTAAAAGAAATCTTACATGTTAAGCCAAATGAAAAAATTGTTAGCTTCCTTCATTTAGGATATTTTGATGAAGCACCAGCTCCTAAAGCCCGGATTAGCGTGGAGGATAAATTCTCGACTTACGAAGGATAG
- the ddlA gene encoding D-alanine--D-alanine ligase translates to MRKKKVGIIFGGKSAEHEVSLQSAKNIVDAIDRDKYEVVLIGIDKDGKWQLNESSSYLLHADNPKLIQLNKSNDTVAIVPGDKERQFIHTSNAIKLEELDVVFPIVHGTLGEDGSIQGMLRLADLPFVGPDVLASSVCMDKDVAKRLLQGAGINVAKGLVFRKNEQDEISFETAVEALGNPMFIKPANQGSSVGISKVTTEEAFYQGVQEAFRYDHKIVIEECIIGREIECSVLGNEEPKASLLGEILPQTEFYSYESKYIDEKGAELAIPADVSEETTKRVQDVAIQAFKALECEGLARVDFFLTEAGDIYLNEINTLPGFTKISMYPKLWEVSGLSYQELITTLIELAMDRHNRNHGLKSSVWD, encoded by the coding sequence ATGAGAAAGAAAAAAGTGGGAATTATTTTTGGCGGGAAATCTGCTGAGCATGAAGTATCACTTCAGTCAGCTAAAAATATTGTTGATGCGATAGACCGTGATAAGTATGAGGTTGTTTTAATTGGGATTGATAAGGATGGGAAATGGCAATTAAATGAGTCATCTTCTTATTTGCTCCACGCGGATAATCCAAAGCTGATTCAATTAAACAAATCGAATGATACAGTTGCGATTGTTCCTGGAGATAAGGAGAGACAATTTATCCATACCTCTAACGCAATAAAGCTAGAAGAATTAGATGTTGTGTTTCCAATTGTGCATGGAACATTGGGAGAGGATGGAAGTATACAAGGAATGCTTCGTTTAGCAGACCTTCCATTTGTGGGACCAGACGTTTTAGCTTCTTCTGTTTGTATGGATAAAGACGTTGCGAAGCGTTTATTACAAGGAGCTGGAATAAACGTTGCTAAAGGACTTGTATTTAGAAAAAATGAACAAGATGAGATAAGTTTCGAAACAGCTGTGGAAGCATTGGGAAATCCAATGTTTATTAAACCGGCTAATCAAGGTTCATCTGTTGGCATTAGCAAAGTAACGACAGAAGAAGCGTTCTATCAAGGTGTGCAAGAAGCATTTCGCTATGATCATAAAATTGTTATCGAAGAGTGCATTATTGGTAGAGAGATAGAATGTTCAGTATTAGGAAATGAGGAACCAAAAGCATCATTACTAGGAGAAATTTTACCACAAACCGAATTCTATTCGTATGAATCAAAATACATTGACGAAAAAGGGGCAGAATTAGCGATCCCTGCAGATGTGTCTGAGGAGACAACGAAGCGTGTTCAAGATGTTGCTATTCAAGCGTTTAAAGCATTAGAGTGTGAAGGTTTAGCAAGAGTAGACTTCTTTTTAACAGAAGCTGGGGATATTTATTTAAATGAAATTAATACGTTACCTGGATTTACAAAAATAAGTATGTATCCAAAATTATGGGAAGTAAGTGGGCTTTCTTATCAAGAATTAATTACTACGTTAATTGAACTAGCAATGGATCGGCACAACCGAAACCATGGACTAAAAAGTTCTGTATGGGATTAA
- the trpE gene encoding anthranilate synthase component I: MEKEAAFKFIKLNADTLTPVELFKRLTGKKKFLLESTLQHEKKGKFSFLGCDPYEEIIGFGNTTKHIDLVNHTTKTIQQNALTYMERNLPHISIDLPLPFYGGAIGYVGYDTIRASEHIGEALTNDVNMPDIHLMLYKNVLVFDHTSEILYVIAIQVGAKPENLENQLANLQNQINDAKYTSASQEAPITFYPEITKEAFQQKITTAKKHIQQGDIFQVVLSQRMKATVRGDTFSFYRQLRKANPSPYMFYIDFEHYLILGASPESLIETRGRSIMTNPIAGTKPRGKTPLEDAQQMDDLLKDEKEIAEHRMLIDLSRNDLGRICEVGSISIPTYMTIEKYQHVMHIVSEVHGTLRNRYNSFTALKSCLPAGTVTGAPKIRAMQIINQLEKTRRGFYGGGIGFINYNHDLTMALAIRSIIVTGKHAYLQTGAGIVHDSDPEKEYMETLFKAKSLMEVSINDCVNR; encoded by the coding sequence ATGGAAAAAGAAGCAGCATTTAAATTTATCAAACTTAATGCAGATACATTAACTCCTGTAGAATTATTTAAGCGATTAACAGGCAAGAAAAAATTCTTGTTAGAAAGCACCTTGCAGCACGAAAAGAAAGGAAAGTTTTCCTTTCTTGGTTGCGATCCTTATGAAGAGATTATTGGTTTTGGTAATACAACTAAGCATATTGATCTTGTCAATCATACAACTAAAACCATCCAACAAAACGCTTTAACTTATATGGAAAGGAATCTTCCCCACATATCCATTGATCTACCACTCCCCTTTTACGGTGGAGCAATTGGCTATGTTGGCTATGATACTATTCGAGCCAGCGAGCATATTGGAGAAGCGTTAACGAATGATGTAAACATGCCTGATATCCATCTTATGCTTTATAAAAATGTTCTCGTGTTCGATCACACAAGTGAAATCCTATATGTCATAGCAATTCAAGTGGGTGCGAAGCCCGAAAACTTAGAAAATCAACTGGCAAATTTGCAAAATCAAATTAATGATGCGAAATATACAAGTGCTTCACAAGAAGCACCTATTACCTTTTATCCTGAAATAACAAAAGAAGCCTTTCAGCAAAAAATTACAACAGCAAAAAAACATATCCAACAAGGTGACATATTCCAAGTTGTTTTATCTCAGCGTATGAAAGCAACCGTTAGGGGGGATACGTTCTCATTTTATCGTCAACTCCGAAAGGCGAATCCATCCCCATATATGTTTTATATCGATTTTGAACATTATCTTATTCTCGGGGCATCACCAGAAAGTTTAATTGAAACTCGTGGTAGGAGTATCATGACAAATCCAATTGCAGGAACAAAGCCTCGTGGGAAAACCCCCCTTGAGGATGCACAACAAATGGATGACCTACTGAAGGATGAAAAAGAAATTGCTGAACATCGCATGCTCATTGATTTGAGTAGAAATGATCTAGGACGTATATGTGAAGTTGGAAGTATTAGCATTCCAACCTATATGACAATTGAAAAATACCAACACGTTATGCATATTGTCTCAGAAGTGCATGGAACACTTCGAAATAGATACAACTCATTTACTGCTTTAAAATCCTGCTTGCCTGCTGGGACTGTCACTGGAGCACCAAAGATTAGAGCGATGCAAATCATTAATCAGCTAGAAAAAACAAGAAGAGGCTTCTACGGTGGAGGCATTGGCTTTATCAACTACAACCATGACTTAACAATGGCGCTCGCAATTCGATCCATCATCGTTACCGGTAAACACGCTTATCTACAAACTGGAGCTGGCATTGTACATGATTCTGATCCAGAGAAGGAGTATATGGAAACATTGTTTAAAGCCAAATCCCTTATGGAGGTGTCTATAAATGATTGTGTTAATAGATAA
- a CDS encoding anthranilate synthase component II — translation MIVLIDNFDSFTYNIFQYVSKEGFHVHVVRNNNITLNEINILNPEAIIISPGPGLPEQTGACPEIVKNFYQKIPILGVCLGHQIIGEALGASLQPSNQIMHGKTSLITHNGSGIFQYLSQPLEVMRYHSYVIEANSLPQQLELVATSLEDNEVMAIQHTFYPVYGVQFHPESIGTTSGNRIMHNFLQKIRKETSYEKLP, via the coding sequence ATGATTGTGTTAATAGATAATTTTGATTCATTTACTTATAACATCTTCCAATATGTCTCTAAAGAGGGCTTTCATGTTCACGTTGTTAGAAATAACAACATTACACTCAATGAGATAAATATTCTTAATCCTGAAGCAATTATTATATCACCAGGACCTGGCCTTCCAGAACAAACAGGAGCCTGTCCAGAAATAGTTAAAAACTTTTATCAGAAAATTCCTATTTTAGGTGTATGCTTGGGTCACCAAATTATCGGTGAGGCATTGGGAGCTTCCCTTCAACCGTCTAACCAAATAATGCATGGTAAAACATCACTTATTACGCATAATGGATCTGGGATTTTTCAATACTTATCGCAACCACTTGAAGTCATGCGCTATCACTCATACGTTATTGAGGCGAATTCCCTCCCACAACAGCTTGAGCTAGTGGCAACATCGCTTGAAGACAATGAAGTTATGGCTATTCAGCACACTTTTTATCCAGTATACGGCGTGCAATTTCATCCTGAATCTATCGGTACAACTTCAGGAAACAGAATAATGCATAACTTTTTACAAAAAATTAGAAAGGAGACTTCATATGAGAAATTACCTTAA
- the trpD gene encoding anthranilate phosphoribosyltransferase, with protein MRNYLKKLIQGHHLNFHEMKNVTLSCINNYTTESEIAALLTALQIKGETSDEIAGLVEVIRSRSLYNTTNVKNVMDNCGTGGDMSGSFNISTTSAFVIAGTGVPIAKHGNRSISSKTGSADVLETLGVSLFFTPAQVEESLDKNKIVFLFAPHVHNALKSFSKVRKDLGLPTIFNIIGPLINPVMLHSQFIGVYRKEKLEIVAQTLHKLGRKRAIVVNGANGMDEASLSGVNHLILLEDGKLKPFTLHPEEVGLPMYPNEEIQGGDAKKNAAIMKDVLQGNSSAYLDTVLLNAGLGLYAHGTASSIQQGVELANESVRSGKALACLLNLVDFSKKCTREVI; from the coding sequence ATGAGAAATTACCTTAAAAAATTAATCCAAGGTCATCATCTAAATTTTCATGAGATGAAGAATGTTACACTCTCCTGCATCAATAATTATACAACAGAATCCGAAATAGCAGCTTTACTAACTGCATTGCAAATAAAAGGAGAAACATCTGATGAAATAGCTGGCTTAGTAGAAGTAATTCGCTCTCGATCACTATATAATACTACAAATGTAAAAAATGTCATGGACAATTGTGGAACCGGAGGAGATATGTCAGGGAGTTTTAATATTAGTACAACTTCTGCATTTGTAATTGCTGGTACAGGTGTGCCAATTGCAAAGCATGGAAATCGTAGTATTTCAAGTAAAACTGGAAGTGCTGATGTCTTAGAAACACTTGGAGTTTCTCTATTTTTCACACCGGCACAGGTAGAAGAATCGTTAGATAAAAATAAGATTGTCTTTTTATTTGCTCCCCACGTGCATAACGCATTAAAGTCATTTTCCAAGGTTCGTAAAGACTTAGGACTACCAACCATTTTTAATATCATTGGTCCCTTAATCAATCCAGTTATGCTGCATTCGCAGTTTATCGGTGTTTACCGTAAAGAAAAACTTGAAATCGTAGCTCAAACCTTGCATAAATTAGGGAGAAAGCGTGCTATCGTTGTCAATGGTGCTAATGGTATGGATGAAGCTTCCCTTTCAGGAGTAAACCATCTTATCCTGCTTGAAGATGGGAAACTAAAACCTTTCACTTTGCATCCAGAAGAAGTTGGATTACCAATGTATCCCAACGAAGAAATTCAGGGTGGTGACGCTAAGAAAAACGCTGCCATTATGAAAGACGTTTTGCAAGGGAATTCAAGCGCTTATTTAGATACTGTCCTTCTAAATGCAGGTCTGGGCCTTTACGCACATGGAACAGCATCTTCTATACAACAAGGAGTGGAATTAGCGAATGAAAGTGTCCGTTCGGGAAAAGCACTAGCTTGCCTATTAAACTTGGTGGATTTTAGCAAGAAATGCACAAGAGAGGTGATTTAA
- the trpC gene encoding indole-3-glycerol phosphate synthase TrpC, producing MTILEKIIAHKQMEVDKLLEEARLFDMSKQPVPFKNRVTTSNEVQIISEIKRSSPSKGDIKAEVHPVTLAKQYEAYGAVAISVLTDNVFFKGSMKDLQAVAEVVQIPVLCKDFIIHTVQIDQAKAAGASIILLIAAALSKQKLHELYHYATEKGLEVICEVHQMEELEAILELDPAIIGINNRNLKTFEVDLQTTVKLASHIKNKNTLIISESGISTRSDALLARDAGAEALLIGETLMRSTNLFETYHTLKVSKIRRMHDAR from the coding sequence ATGACTATTTTAGAAAAAATTATAGCACACAAGCAAATGGAGGTGGATAAGCTTTTGGAGGAAGCCAGGCTTTTTGATATGAGTAAACAACCGGTTCCTTTCAAAAATAGAGTGACTACTTCCAACGAGGTACAGATTATTTCTGAAATCAAACGTTCCTCTCCTTCAAAAGGAGATATAAAAGCGGAGGTCCATCCAGTTACACTGGCTAAACAGTATGAGGCTTACGGTGCAGTAGCGATATCTGTACTCACCGACAACGTTTTTTTTAAGGGGTCGATGAAGGATTTGCAAGCTGTTGCAGAAGTGGTGCAAATACCTGTCTTATGCAAAGATTTTATCATTCATACCGTACAAATCGATCAAGCTAAAGCAGCTGGCGCCTCCATCATATTATTAATTGCAGCTGCATTATCCAAACAAAAATTACATGAATTATATCATTATGCTACCGAAAAAGGACTTGAGGTTATTTGTGAAGTACATCAAATGGAAGAATTAGAAGCCATATTAGAACTAGACCCTGCAATTATTGGAATTAATAACCGGAATTTAAAAACCTTTGAAGTAGATTTACAAACAACAGTTAAACTAGCATCTCATATTAAAAATAAAAACACTTTAATTATTAGTGAAAGTGGAATTAGTACCCGTTCTGATGCACTTTTAGCACGAGATGCTGGTGCAGAAGCACTACTTATAGGTGAAACATTAATGCGTTCGACTAACTTATTTGAAACTTATCATACATTAAAGGTTTCCAAGATAAGGAGGATGCACGATGCTCGTTAA
- a CDS encoding phosphoribosylanthranilate isomerase: MLVKICGIQSVAAARAAVEAGADFIGFVFAESKRSITPKAAATIANTLPHSIKKVGVFVNETVDIMNTIAAHVPLDYIQLHGQETAAVAAKLTCKIIRAYPVDDENVSCIKPFPCNFYLLDGPVGKRPGGNGMTFNWSILNHLSIPKDNIMIAGGLTPENVHSAIEALQPFAVDVSSGVETNGKKDFEKINQFIVHAKRKDEFDANLHNA, translated from the coding sequence ATGCTCGTTAAAATATGTGGCATTCAATCCGTTGCTGCTGCTCGGGCAGCTGTCGAAGCAGGAGCAGACTTCATTGGCTTTGTGTTTGCCGAAAGCAAGCGATCGATCACTCCTAAAGCTGCTGCTACCATCGCAAACACCCTCCCCCATTCAATAAAGAAGGTTGGCGTGTTTGTAAACGAAACTGTTGACATTATGAATACAATCGCTGCACATGTCCCACTTGACTATATCCAACTTCACGGTCAAGAAACCGCTGCTGTAGCTGCAAAACTAACATGTAAAATAATTAGAGCGTATCCGGTCGATGACGAAAATGTATCTTGTATTAAACCATTTCCTTGCAATTTCTACTTGTTAGATGGCCCAGTAGGAAAAAGACCTGGGGGTAACGGGATGACTTTTAATTGGAGTATACTCAATCATTTATCCATTCCAAAGGACAACATAATGATTGCTGGTGGACTAACACCTGAGAACGTTCATTCCGCTATAGAAGCCCTTCAACCATTCGCTGTTGATGTCTCAAGTGGAGTAGAAACAAACGGTAAGAAAGATTTTGAAAAGATAAATCAATTTATAGTTCATGCTAAACGAAAGGATGAATTCGATGCCAACCTACACAATGCCTGA
- the trpB gene encoding tryptophan synthase subunit beta → MPTYTMPDVNGKFGKFGGRYVPETLMPALLELEQAYEEAMNDPTFTKELNDYMTQYIGRETPLYYARNLTKRFAGPHIYLKREDLNHTGAHKINNTIGQALLTCRMGKKKVVAETGAGQHGVATATVCSLLGLKCVVFMGEADMRRQKLNVFRMELLGAEVRSVKNGSGTLKDAVNDALRYWVANVEDTHYILGSVVGPHPFPKIVRDFQSIIGKETKNQMLQKHGSLPDAIVACIGGGSNAMGIFYPFIEDKDVKLYGVEAGGVGIDTNQHASVLVRPNPGILHGTMTNLLQDDHGQIQEAFSISAGLDYPGVGPEHSHLNDTGRVIYESITDDKAVSAFQTLSQTEGIIPALESAHAIAFVEKLAKRMTPAQTLVVCLSGRGDKDVEQIKQILEEK, encoded by the coding sequence ATGCCAACCTACACAATGCCTGATGTAAATGGAAAGTTCGGTAAATTCGGAGGAAGATACGTTCCAGAAACACTTATGCCCGCTTTACTTGAGTTAGAGCAAGCTTATGAAGAAGCAATGAATGATCCAACATTTACAAAAGAATTAAATGATTATATGACCCAATATATTGGTAGAGAAACTCCATTATATTATGCAAGGAATCTCACGAAGCGGTTTGCAGGACCACACATATATCTAAAGCGTGAGGATTTAAACCATACAGGAGCACATAAAATAAATAATACGATCGGTCAAGCTTTGTTGACGTGCCGAATGGGCAAGAAAAAAGTTGTTGCAGAAACTGGTGCTGGACAACATGGAGTAGCTACTGCAACAGTTTGCTCCCTACTTGGTCTGAAATGTGTTGTATTTATGGGAGAAGCAGATATGCGCAGACAAAAACTTAATGTATTTAGGATGGAACTATTAGGTGCTGAAGTACGCAGTGTTAAAAATGGGAGTGGTACTTTAAAAGATGCAGTCAATGATGCCCTAAGGTATTGGGTGGCAAATGTTGAAGATACGCATTATATTCTTGGTTCTGTTGTGGGACCTCATCCATTCCCAAAAATTGTCCGCGATTTTCAATCTATTATTGGAAAGGAAACGAAGAACCAAATGCTTCAGAAGCACGGTTCATTACCAGATGCTATCGTTGCATGTATTGGCGGGGGAAGCAATGCCATGGGAATTTTTTATCCCTTTATAGAAGATAAGGATGTAAAGTTATATGGTGTAGAGGCAGGAGGAGTCGGGATAGATACCAACCAGCATGCATCTGTATTAGTAAGACCAAACCCTGGGATCCTGCATGGGACAATGACAAATTTACTGCAAGATGATCATGGACAAATTCAAGAAGCTTTTTCGATTTCCGCTGGTCTAGACTACCCTGGTGTTGGACCTGAGCATAGCCATTTAAATGATACAGGACGGGTAATATATGAATCAATTACTGACGATAAAGCTGTGTCTGCATTCCAAACATTATCTCAGACTGAAGGCATTATTCCAGCATTAGAAAGCGCGCATGCGATTGCTTTTGTAGAGAAACTAGCTAAACGAATGACCCCCGCGCAAACGCTTGTAGTTTGTCTTTCAGGCCGCGGTGATAAAGATGTCGAACAAATAAAACAAATATTGGAGGAGAAATAA
- the trpA gene encoding tryptophan synthase subunit alpha, translating to MGKEKLTNHLHQLQNESKNLFVPYIMAGDGGLDKLEENIQLLQNCGVAAIEVGVPFSDPVADGPTIQNAGKRSLENGTTLTAVLQKLELFKAKRTVPIIVMTYINLIYKYGVSRFAKSCVQAGIDGLIIPDLPIEEEKMVTDVLNQQSIALIRLVALTSSKDRIKMLANRSDGFLYAVTVTGTTGERTTYEKKVKTYLYQLKQQSPVPVLAGFGISTSEQAIELASYCDGVIVGSKIVDLFHQGKTAEIKQLIQTSI from the coding sequence ATGGGGAAAGAAAAATTAACCAATCACCTTCACCAACTACAAAACGAAAGTAAAAATCTTTTTGTTCCCTATATTATGGCTGGCGATGGTGGATTGGATAAATTAGAGGAAAATATCCAACTTTTGCAAAATTGCGGTGTCGCTGCTATAGAAGTAGGTGTTCCATTTTCTGATCCCGTTGCAGATGGGCCAACAATACAAAACGCTGGTAAGCGTTCACTTGAAAATGGCACGACATTGACAGCAGTATTACAAAAGTTAGAATTATTTAAAGCTAAGCGTACAGTACCAATCATTGTTATGACCTATATAAACCTTATATATAAGTATGGCGTGAGCCGTTTTGCTAAATCCTGTGTGCAAGCTGGAATAGATGGTTTAATTATTCCAGACCTCCCCATCGAAGAGGAAAAAATGGTAACAGACGTATTAAATCAGCAATCCATAGCACTTATAAGACTTGTTGCTTTAACAAGCTCAAAGGATAGAATTAAAATGTTAGCCAATCGCTCTGACGGATTTCTTTACGCTGTCACTGTTACTGGGACAACTGGGGAAAGAACAACTTACGAAAAAAAAGTAAAAACATATCTTTACCAATTAAAACAGCAAAGCCCTGTTCCTGTTCTAGCTGGATTTGGTATATCCACAAGTGAACAGGCTATAGAACTAGCTTCATATTGCGATGGTGTTATCGTTGGAAGTAAAATCGTAGATCTTTTTCATCAAGGAAAAACAGCAGAAATTAAACAACTCATACAAACAAGTATTTAA
- a CDS encoding IS30 family transposase — translation MSYTHLTKTELIFIAEYLEFGLSGRKIAEKLKRGHETIYRVIRELKNGLTAIDIHLNYKANKAKCGRKRTQLTDEERAYIEEKACDGWTPDVIIGRNERPIFCSMRTLYRKFEAGEFDVNTLPMQGKRKPNGYKEKRGKQSFRRGIQDRDNDHPNYKKEFGHLEGDTIVGRHHKSAVITLVERLTKCIIAIKPEGRRAANVESSLNDWLAPLPKHLFKSIIFDCGKEFSNWKSISNKQDIDIYFADPGTPSQRGLNEHSNGLLRRNGLPKDMDFNPITQMYISEVALRRNNIPRKSLGYKTPMECFMSHVDKEFDQNMLSRLI, via the coding sequence ATGTCCTATACCCATCTTACCAAAACAGAGCTCATATTCATAGCGGAATATCTTGAATTTGGTCTATCAGGTCGAAAAATTGCTGAAAAATTAAAGCGTGGTCATGAAACTATATATCGTGTGATTCGCGAATTGAAAAACGGTCTAACTGCGATAGATATTCATTTGAACTATAAAGCGAACAAAGCTAAATGCGGTCGAAAAAGAACGCAGTTAACAGATGAAGAAAGAGCCTACATTGAAGAAAAAGCCTGTGACGGTTGGACGCCTGATGTCATCATCGGTCGGAATGAAAGACCTATTTTCTGTAGCATGCGTACCCTTTATCGTAAGTTTGAAGCAGGCGAATTTGATGTGAATACTTTACCTATGCAAGGCAAACGCAAGCCAAATGGCTACAAGGAAAAAAGAGGGAAACAAAGCTTTAGACGCGGCATTCAAGACCGAGACAATGACCATCCGAATTACAAGAAAGAATTTGGTCACCTAGAAGGAGACACGATTGTTGGTCGCCACCATAAAAGTGCTGTCATCACATTGGTTGAGCGATTAACAAAATGTATCATTGCCATTAAGCCAGAAGGAAGAAGAGCTGCTAATGTTGAATCATCGCTTAATGACTGGCTCGCTCCACTGCCGAAACACTTGTTTAAATCGATTATTTTCGACTGTGGTAAAGAGTTTTCTAATTGGAAATCTATCAGTAATAAGCAAGATATTGATATTTATTTTGCAGATCCTGGAACCCCTTCACAAAGAGGATTGAATGAGCATTCCAACGGTCTGCTTCGAAGAAATGGGCTACCAAAGGATATGGATTTCAACCCCATAACCCAAATGTATATTTCTGAAGTAGCACTTAGACGAAACAATATTCCAAGAAAATCATTAGGTTACAAAACACCGATGGAGTGTTTCATGTCCCATGTCGATAAAGAATTTGATCAAAACATGTTGTCTCGCTTAATTTGA